From the genome of Prunus persica cultivar Lovell chromosome G8, Prunus_persica_NCBIv2, whole genome shotgun sequence:
AATCAAATCATTCTCTTTTATCTCCTTTGCATGGGCCATGCCAGAAAGTCACAAGTGTATATAATCTGTCTGAGTCTGTTAACAGTCTGAGAAAGGGACCTTAGCCAGGTTAGGTTAATCTGTTGTTTGCTTTCGAAAATATCTTTGGCGATTGAAttgccttctttctttccagtCAAGTCAGTACGTAGTGGGTAAAAAGCTTCATGCAAATATCTGATTGCCCTTCCTTGAGTAACTATGTTCAATGGATGAAAAAGCTTCATCCCTTAACATTGCCCAAACAATCTCATCATTTATTCCATTGTTTCTCTACATAAGGCggtatcttttttattttattttaagtaaaAACGATTGGGGGAGGAGAGTTTACATGAATATTCATTAAGTATTTGAGAATTTCGAATATCTACCTACATGAATGAAGGTGATCCTCTTTAAATTAAGTAGAACGCTATAAAATCACtcttaatataaataataaaatttctactatttatctatttctttgttttttagttcttaataaaattaacaCCGTATATATTTGATGATAATAGTGGGtctttaaacaaaaattaattgttttctatttttaattaaacctTAAACAACGTAAAATGAGATATATTTTCAGTTGTGTCCTTTGTATTGATCCCACATAAACTATCACTACCCATTGTGATTATCAATTAACAATCAATCAATACCATacggttttattttattttataaaagcgATATTAGAGAAGGGAGATTCGAAGACATGAGCGTACTTATCATCACTTATAATAAAACTTCAGTAAAAAACACTTATGTAAAATTGAAATCCTATCCATATTGATTTCAAGTTTCAAAGTGTTGCCCTTTTACAACAAACATTTGAGTTTTGACCTCTTACGTTTTGGAAACTGTGAAGACTTGGGCCTACAAATGAAAGCAAGAAACCCAAAGCAGAAGCAGAAATAAAAATCGTTGGGTTTTCACATAGAAATTTCAGCTCTTCGGCAACCCTCAATTGGTAAGGCCCAATATACAATGAAGTTGGTACATGAAATGAAAGTCATCAACAAGAAGGGTAATTAACCATTTACACAAAACAATTGTAGCATGGCAATTTAAGTAGATTTGGATTGATTATTACTTAACGGTGACACATACCCTCATATCATTCGGCCTTTAACACGAATAATAAACGAGTTGAGTTAGTGTGAAAcacaagaaattataaaatactacGATAGTATAGTCATGTGGTATATCTTatacacgtgttataatataggTGAACGACATGatttatttttcccttttttaagGAATAGTATCTATAAATATcaacttatattataacacgtgcaTAAAATGTACCACATGACTGTACTACTgtagtattctataatttctcgtCAAACACGAATAATCACTAATGAGTTGTTCCCACCACAATGGTGGTAGCTTCCCCCTTCATCATGGCACCACAATTCTCCGGAATCAAACTCCAATGTAAcccaaaagaaggaaaaaacacCAATAATCGAGACTCGATTAGGACATTTAATTAGTAACTACAGAAAATGattagttttttaatttcttgatATGATATATATGAATTCTtataggggtcgtttggtacacaggcttggcttggactggattggactaaatttagtaccatgtttgtttcatttaattctagtcttagatgggattgctaataccgggcccaccaaaaatacctcactaggaggggactactaaacccatgtagaaagggaagattagctagtcctatgttcaccaatatataagatgcatatattatattgtaatactaataacatatattattattattattattattattattacatacacatatactataatgtacatatatacatatataatatatatataaatacatatagatatatacacatatattattattataatatactcatatacacatacatattaatattataataatacatacatgtatacatgtatatatgtaatatatattatattatatatttaatgtacatatatacacgtatatacatatatatataaacacatatatacatatataatatataaatacatatagatatatacacgtatattattattataatatactcatatacacatacatattaatattataataatagcatacatgtatatatgtaatatatataagtatatatacatatatgtgtatatatattatacccatgtatgtattataatatacatatacacacgtatatacacatatacattatatatttatactatatgtatatatatatatattataatatacatatatacatgtatattattattataacatacccatatatatatattatctattataatatacatatatatgtatatgtattatacccatgtatatattataatatatagatacacctatatacacatatattatatacatgtatatacgtatatatatatatgtatattataatatataatatatatacatataatatatatacatatgtattttataatatataatgtatatgtatatataaatacatatataatatacatatatacacgtatatacatgtatattattattattattataacatacccatatatattatatcagtccccttctattgagggatccctcaaataaaattatttgagggacgccctttagggtactctataatttttttcccaatgatccaaaccatctattttttaggtcttcattcatagatcatcctaacaaaaaattagacaaatcggaaaccgtttcgacatccaattgtgtcttacaaaatcaatgaacatggtacttcaagaaaatgctaaaatttcaataacttaattgagtggtcaaatgatatcggattcaagtaattttttgtagggatgatctttgaatgagtatctacaaaatagacggtttggattagtgaaatacaatccgaagtggggcctacaaggggtgtccctcaaataagcttatttgagggatccctcaatggaagctctctgtatattatatatattatattatacatacatatatataaatatatgtatatgtattatacccatgtatattataatatacatatatacacctatatacacttatatatatgtatgtacgtttatattatttaaaatatataatattattataatatacttatatacatgtatatatacatatatatattatatgtatgtatacagagagcttccattgagggatccctcaaataagcttatttgagggacaccccttgtaggccccactccggattgtatttcactaatccaaaccgtctattttgtacatactcattcaaagatcatctcaacaaaaaatcacttgaatccgatattatttgaccactcaattaagctattgaaattttagcattttcttgaagcatcgtattcattgattttgtaagacacaattggatgtcgaaatggtttccgatttgtctaattttttgtaaggatgatctatgaataaagacctaaaaatagatggtttggatcattgggaaaaaaattgtagggtaccctaaggggcgtccctcaaataaaattatttgagggatccctcaatagaaggggactgtgtatgtatatatacatatatattttatatattataaaatacatatatacatatatatagatatttttgaaaaaataaaaaaaattctagtcaTAGTCCAAGTatacaccaaacgcaggataagtgttatccaacttagaccaagccaagccaagccaaaccAGTCCCTAaacatagtccatgccaagacagtcctgtgtaccaaatGAGCCCATAGAGTTATATGCTTACTTATTAACGtttgctattttttttttaatttacaaaaaatatttatttattttgtggatCAACCTGGGCTTGGGCCCAACACAGTCCCCGTTGGTAAATCTGACAGTTGGCTGGCAAATGGTGCGCCGCGACAGGAAGAATGAAATGACGAAAAAACCCCTAAGAAACCGTTTCATTGACATACTTGTCCGAAAATCAGAACCTTTCCCCAACGGCTACTTGCAGAGACGGCAAATTTAAAACTAACGACTCTTTCACACTTCACACTCTTCTTCGCTGACCTCCATTCCCCAACTCCAAACTCGCTTTCTCTGTCATTCACACAACTCAGGCTCCCTTCTCTTTTTCGCTCTGTGGAAAATGGAGGAAGAAACTAAGTGCGTGCAGATCGACGGCGAGGAAGGCGGGGACGAGTTCTACGAGAAGATCGAAGCgcccaagttcgtcgacttcACCGGACCCGACCCGTACCGACCCGACGACCGCTACTGGTTCTGCATGCGAGTTGGTTCGTTTCACTCTAACCCGGCAACCCACAAATTTATCTCTtccctttatttatttgtttttcactaATCAGATGAAGCTCTTGCTTTAAAAGTTTTAAGCTtggaaatgaattttatgtCTCTGTTAGCTTTTGATCCGCTTTATTATATTTGGTTCTGTTTTTGATGTGTTTGATTTGAAGctctctgtttggttgctgggaAATTGAAGGggtaaattaattaactgaTGATTCTTTATTAGGAAATGAACAAAATCAACTAAAAGATAATTAATTTGAGTTGAAGACTTTAATGGGTTTATCCAGTTGACATGGTAATATGCAATTCAGAATCACAGTGAGTCAGTGATAGGGCTAAGTCAGGAAGCCTAATTATAGAAATAAAAACCCCTTTTTTGTCTGATAAGGAAGTTTGTGTTGGTGTTTATTTTGTAGGGTGTGATCAGAAGCATGAAGAAGAATTAGACTCTGAAGCAGTCTACAAAAACTTTGTTCTTCGGGTGagtattaaattttgttttcggTTCGAATTGGAATTACATAATTCACTTTATTTTGATATGACAATAATGAGTTTTGCAGGTCATGGCAGCAAGAAGTCCTAATGTAAGACACAGAAAAACACCAAGGTATATATGCAAAGCTTTCAATTGATTAAATTCCAATTTGGTTTtcataattttgtaattgggCTTATAATGATatacccttttatttttatttgctaTGTAGTTTGAAATGCCCACTTACTGCTCCTGCAAAATCTTCCAAGCCTAGAGTATCAAGGTTGGCCCTGATTTCTTCGTTCTCTCGTAAGATGGTTGATGTCAAAGATAAAGCCAGACCTCTTCAAAAGATCAGTGCAACCCCAAATGTTAAGGCAAAGCAACCATCTTCTGTGGCCAAAGCTCTCACTAGTCCAAGGAATAGAAAACCCATCTCAAATCCAGACACATTTCGAAGTGTTAGGAACCCCAAACTGAAAAATGTTGCAGTGCCAAAAAATAGGGTGGTGGCTAAAGCTCTGGTATTTCACTCTCCAAAGAAGGCTGTAAGAACCAAAGTTTCGAAGGAATGGGGTAGTCCTGTGGGAAAAATGTGTTCAGCCATGAAGAAACTTGAGATCACCAGTGGAAAGAAACATGTATTGGGGTATAACAAGCCATTGCCTTTAGATACTTCAAGAAAACAATTCAGAGGGCGGGAAGTTAAAAGCCGGGTTTTTGATTCATTGCATTCCAACAATTGCAAGGGCCAGGAAGCCAAATCCatgaagagaaagaacaagGAAACAGACTTGAAACAGTGTTGTGATACTGTGCCTCATGAAGGGATTAATGACAACGATTCCGCCGACATGGAGGTTGatgaaaaatcaagaaatgGTACTCTTGAAGGGTTCTCCTTGTCAGGTACTGCTAAGAGTAGTGGAGTAAATGGTGACGAACAGTGTATGGGAACTGGAAAAACCTCAGAACCTCCACTAGGTGAGAATCAAGTTGAAGTCCTATCAGAGACCTCCAAAGGTGACCCTACCTCCTTGTCAAGTTCCAAACACGGGGATTCAGAAGAGAATGATGATAAGGAGAATGCCAAAGATGGAAATGGTCATGTGGAGAAAATAAAGTCAAGTTCAGAGAAGGCGAACACCGTTGAAAACATGGACAAAGATGATGATAAAGAAAATTCTTTGGCCTCTGACAacccagaaaatgaaaatgaggtATTTGAGAGTGatgataaagaaaataataaagctTCTGATGAGAACAGGTGTGTGGACTTTTGCTTCTTTACTTTTCAGTTCTCTGTATTTTTTGTAGAActcaattgtaattaaaaattttcaagtgaTTACAGAGACCTGATTACTAATGGTCACTCCAAGAGGAAAAATCTGGGCAAGCATGGTCCTTATAAAAACTCACAAAAGGTGGCTTCTTATAACCCCTTGTAAATCATACGATAATATCATATCTTCTAGTGTACTATCAGTTTCTGTTAAACTTTTGTCATTCATGTTTTTTTATGCCTGCTAACACTTGAACAATGATGCAGGTCAATCAAGCTCAAGAGATGAAGAAAGAGAGCTCTACATCTGCTGCCACCAATGCTCAAGGGATGAAGAATAGGAAACCAAAGTCtacaaaccctaaaccttttAGGTTTAGAACTGATGTATGCGGAACCTTTTCTGaccattttctttaataaacaGTCAATGTCCAGGATATCTGATATGATTTTGGTTCTCTTTCTAGGAAAGAGGGATGCTTAAGGAAGCAACTTCGGAGAAAAAAGTTCATGCACCTCTAAGGAAATCACATTAGTCAAGCTCCCAGGGGCAAAGCcaataaataaacagaaaGTGATACAGGTAAGTCTGTAGTTGAACTTTCTTTTACCCCTTTCTAGCATGTCATAAATAAAGCTCCAGGCTAATACATTCA
Proteins encoded in this window:
- the LOC18766330 gene encoding uncharacterized protein LOC18766330, translated to MEEETKCVQIDGEEGGDEFYEKIEAPKFVDFTGPDPYRPDDRYWFCMRVGCDQKHEEELDSEAVYKNFVLRVMAARSPNVRHRKTPSLKCPLTAPAKSSKPRVSRLALISSFSRKMVDVKDKARPLQKISATPNVKAKQPSSVAKALTSPRNRKPISNPDTFRSVRNPKLKNVAVPKNRVVAKALVFHSPKKAVRTKVSKEWGSPVGKMCSAMKKLEITSGKKHVLGYNKPLPLDTSRKQFRGREVKSRVFDSLHSNNCKGQEAKSMKRKNKETDLKQCCDTVPHEGINDNDSADMEVDEKSRNGTLEGFSLSGTAKSSGVNGDEQCMGTGKTSEPPLGENQVEVLSETSKGDPTSLSSSKHGDSEENDDKENAKDGNGHVEKIKSSSEKANTVENMDKDDDKENSLASDNPENENEVFESDDKENNKASDENSDYRDLITNGHSKRKNLGKHGPYKNSQKVNQAQEMKKESSTSAATNAQGMKNRKPKSTNPKPFRFRTDERGMLKEATSEKKKVIQMTKNCLGQSDNENDTQGGSEKRFDRRTRLDENGKKGAKKTSKRNFERNLSLITPQNEPGLDRIQKPDKERTKSPMVQKKIVRLRGVDSTGRKALVSPKTPCQLSVIKETSWTNIRPKKAANPCSASPATNTPSRSLSRGRRPATIPKEPHFHSIHVPKNCMGLHKENELMDAQQN